The following are encoded in a window of Solidesulfovibrio magneticus RS-1 genomic DNA:
- a CDS encoding peroxiredoxin, producing MSDAPWPAEGSPAPDFSLPDAEGRVHSLADYTGRWLVLYFYPKDSTSGCTTEAVEFSGLLPRFLALGADVVGVSRDKPASHRKFIDKHELTVTLLSDPETTTLAAYGAWREKKVCGKACIGTVRSTFLIDPKGVVRKSWGQVAKAAGHAETVLAALAELAGS from the coding sequence ATGAGCGACGCCCCCTGGCCCGCCGAGGGCAGCCCGGCCCCGGACTTTTCCCTGCCCGACGCCGAAGGCCGCGTCCATTCCCTGGCCGACTATACCGGCCGGTGGCTGGTGCTCTATTTTTATCCCAAGGACTCCACCAGCGGCTGCACCACCGAGGCCGTGGAATTTTCCGGGCTTTTGCCGCGGTTTCTGGCCCTTGGCGCGGACGTGGTCGGCGTGAGCCGCGACAAGCCGGCCAGCCACCGCAAGTTCATCGACAAGCACGAGCTGACCGTGACCTTGCTTTCCGACCCGGAGACGACGACGCTGGCCGCCTACGGGGCCTGGCGTGAGAAGAAAGTCTGCGGCAAGGCCTGCATCGGCACGGTGCGCTCCACCTTCCTTATTGACCCCAAGGGCGTGGTCCGCAAATCCTGGGGCCAGGTGGCCAAGGCCGCCGGCCATGCCGAAACGGTGCTGGCCGCCCTGGCCGAACTGGCCGGGAGCTAG
- a CDS encoding tetratricopeptide repeat protein: MAGVVLVAGLLLFGLAGCGSGAKGRTSGKEPVVSGSGASAIAAGDAALAHGDRAEAGRLYLAAQKSGADAATVLTRLGDLALGAGDYGEAAQAYKKAFAANPKYAPALQGLGFAYYLGGNKAQAGPYLQKALALDPALSRAAALLGAIENREGRPDAALAVSDASLGAAFDPDVENNRGISLMLLGRGEEAAAAFRKASSAKKSPKFANNLGLALCKLGRYDEAYAAFVSVGTESAALNNLGVCYMEAGDRTKAHEYFEKAIAANPRFYPPAHDNLSRLSAVEEVTLPTVAAASPVAGPASAPAAAPAPAPAPVATPAPAVPAATPPAAAAKSAAKTPAKPAAPVPAVSPATPVVPLPVASEAAAPGGAPAVAPGPTTPAPIPAAPAPAATAQPAAPAPATAASPAKSAAAPLVQEPKPFNPVQAAPAAAAPPAALKPKPTPKPAPTPAAAEQSDRSEMP, from the coding sequence GTGGCGGGCGTCGTGCTGGTGGCGGGACTGCTGCTTTTCGGGCTGGCCGGATGCGGCTCCGGGGCCAAGGGGCGGACTTCGGGCAAGGAGCCGGTTGTCTCCGGTTCCGGGGCGTCGGCCATCGCCGCCGGAGACGCCGCCTTGGCCCATGGCGACAGGGCCGAGGCCGGCCGGCTCTATCTGGCCGCCCAGAAGTCCGGGGCCGACGCGGCCACGGTGCTGACCCGCCTGGGGGATCTGGCCCTGGGCGCCGGAGACTATGGCGAAGCGGCCCAGGCCTACAAAAAGGCCTTCGCCGCCAACCCCAAGTATGCCCCGGCCTTGCAAGGGCTGGGCTTTGCCTATTATCTCGGCGGCAACAAGGCCCAGGCCGGACCGTATCTGCAAAAGGCCCTGGCCCTGGACCCCGCCCTGTCCCGGGCGGCCGCCCTGCTGGGGGCCATCGAAAACCGCGAAGGCCGGCCCGACGCCGCCCTGGCCGTGTCCGACGCCTCCCTGGGCGCCGCCTTCGACCCGGACGTGGAGAACAATCGCGGCATATCGCTGATGCTGCTTGGGCGCGGCGAAGAAGCGGCCGCAGCCTTCCGCAAGGCTTCGTCCGCCAAGAAATCCCCCAAGTTCGCCAATAATCTGGGGCTGGCCCTGTGCAAGCTTGGGCGCTACGACGAGGCCTACGCGGCCTTTGTGTCGGTGGGCACGGAATCGGCGGCCCTCAACAATCTGGGCGTGTGCTACATGGAGGCCGGTGATCGGACTAAGGCCCATGAATATTTCGAGAAGGCCATTGCCGCCAATCCCCGGTTCTATCCTCCGGCCCACGACAATTTGAGCCGGCTGTCGGCCGTGGAAGAGGTGACCCTGCCGACGGTCGCGGCGGCCTCGCCGGTCGCCGGTCCGGCTTCGGCTCCTGCCGCGGCGCCTGCTCCCGCGCCGGCTCCTGTCGCGACGCCGGCTCCGGCCGTGCCGGCGGCCACTCCCCCGGCGGCGGCCGCCAAGAGCGCGGCCAAAACTCCGGCCAAGCCCGCCGCGCCTGTCCCGGCTGTATCTCCCGCCACGCCGGTCGTGCCGCTGCCGGTGGCTTCCGAGGCTGCGGCCCCGGGGGGCGCGCCAGCCGTTGCCCCGGGCCCGACCACGCCCGCGCCGATTCCGGCAGCGCCTGCCCCGGCCGCCACGGCCCAGCCCGCCGCGCCTGCCCCGGCCACCGCCGCCAGCCCGGCCAAATCCGCCGCCGCGCCCCTGGTCCAGGAACCCAAACCCTTCAACCCGGTCCAGGCCGCCCCGGCCGCCGCCGCGCCGCCGGCCGCGCTCAAGCCCAAGCCGACCCCCAAACCGGCTCCTACGCCGGCGGCCGCCGAACAGAGCGACCGTTCGGAAATGCCCTGA
- a CDS encoding VOC family protein codes for MAIRYVHTNCIARDWRALAAFYVRLFDCKPVPPERDLSGDWLDAATGVKDSHITGVHLRLPGHGDTGPTLEIFAYDAVTDRPDVAANTPGFAHIAFLVDDVAAMAEEVLAAGGSAVGELASRDVPGVGRLEFRYMRDPEGNMVELLCWK; via the coding sequence ATGGCCATTCGTTACGTCCACACCAATTGCATCGCCCGCGACTGGCGCGCCCTGGCCGCCTTCTACGTGCGCCTTTTCGACTGCAAACCCGTGCCCCCCGAACGCGACCTCTCCGGCGACTGGCTCGATGCCGCGACCGGCGTCAAGGACTCCCACATCACCGGCGTCCACCTTCGCCTGCCCGGACACGGCGATACCGGCCCCACCCTGGAGATATTTGCCTACGACGCCGTCACCGACCGCCCCGACGTCGCCGCCAACACCCCCGGCTTTGCCCACATTGCCTTTCTCGTAGACGACGTGGCGGCCATGGCCGAGGAAGTGCTGGCCGCCGGCGGCTCGGCCGTGGGCGAACTGGCCAGCCGCGACGTGCCGGGCGTGGGACGCCTGGAATTTCGGTACATGCGCGACCCCGAAGGCAACATGGTTGAATTGTTGTGCTGGAAATGA
- a CDS encoding ATP-binding protein: MERRAIGYVAAVEGAQATVVLAPEAYGDVAVGAMVVIPSPRSMVFGLVQSLSTPAPGEAASAHDRHLAQLALLGESPGQETEAFAFQRGVSHSPRLGATVRLAESADLVRIYAKPTKSSVAVGALHQDPDVPAYVVVDDFLGKHFAVLGTTGSGKSCTVAVLLRSVLTAHRDGHIVLLDPHDEYAAAFGDMAELVTPDTLSLPYWLLDFEELTQVFCSAGQPYREVEANILKDCVMTAKAEYLRGGAGGGTGNSADEAGLTIDTPVPYRLARVAELLKVGMGKLDKPESSIPYLRLTTRIDALRRDRRFAFMFGQLTIEDVMGELLSRYLRLPGGGRPMTIFNLAGVPAEIVDVVVSVLCRLIFDFALWTRRGQGVPVLLVCEEAHRYVPRDGADAFAPTRRALSRIAKEGRKYGVSLGLVTQRPSEISETVLSQVNTLFALRMSNEQDQLFVRRAMPENAAGLLAALPALRTQEAVAVGEGVPVPMRIRLRDLAAEERPQSDTARFSEVWSAPCNDKGFIADTLDRWRRQVR, from the coding sequence ATGGAACGACGGGCCATCGGTTATGTGGCGGCCGTGGAAGGGGCGCAGGCCACGGTGGTGCTTGCCCCCGAAGCCTATGGCGACGTGGCCGTGGGGGCCATGGTCGTGATCCCTTCGCCGCGCTCCATGGTCTTCGGGCTGGTGCAATCCCTGTCCACCCCGGCTCCGGGAGAGGCGGCCTCGGCCCATGACCGCCATCTGGCCCAACTGGCGCTTCTCGGCGAAAGCCCCGGGCAGGAGACCGAGGCGTTTGCCTTCCAACGCGGCGTATCCCACAGCCCTCGCCTGGGCGCCACGGTGCGTCTGGCCGAGAGCGCCGATCTGGTCCGCATCTACGCCAAGCCGACCAAGTCGAGCGTGGCCGTGGGCGCGCTGCACCAGGACCCGGACGTGCCGGCCTATGTGGTGGTGGACGATTTTCTCGGCAAGCATTTCGCCGTCCTGGGCACCACCGGCTCGGGCAAGTCCTGCACCGTGGCCGTGCTGCTGCGCTCGGTGCTGACCGCCCACCGCGACGGCCACATCGTGCTCCTGGACCCCCACGACGAATACGCCGCCGCCTTTGGCGACATGGCCGAGCTGGTCACCCCGGACACCCTGTCGCTGCCCTATTGGCTGCTGGACTTCGAGGAGCTGACCCAGGTCTTTTGCAGCGCCGGCCAGCCCTACCGGGAGGTCGAGGCCAACATCCTCAAGGACTGCGTAATGACGGCCAAGGCCGAATATCTGCGCGGCGGGGCAGGGGGCGGCACAGGAAATAGCGCGGACGAGGCCGGGCTGACCATCGACACGCCTGTTCCCTACCGCCTGGCCCGGGTGGCCGAACTGCTCAAGGTCGGCATGGGCAAGCTCGACAAACCCGAAAGCTCCATTCCCTATCTGCGCCTGACCACCCGCATCGACGCCCTGCGCCGCGACCGGCGGTTTGCCTTCATGTTCGGCCAGCTGACCATCGAGGACGTCATGGGCGAGCTGCTGTCGCGCTATCTGCGCCTGCCGGGCGGCGGCCGGCCCATGACCATCTTCAACCTGGCCGGCGTGCCGGCCGAAATCGTGGACGTGGTCGTCTCGGTGCTGTGCCGGCTCATCTTCGACTTCGCCCTGTGGACCCGGCGCGGCCAGGGCGTGCCGGTGCTGCTGGTGTGCGAGGAGGCGCATCGCTACGTGCCCCGCGACGGCGCGGACGCCTTTGCCCCCACCCGCCGGGCGCTGTCGCGCATCGCCAAGGAGGGCCGCAAGTACGGCGTGTCCCTGGGGCTGGTCACCCAGCGGCCGTCGGAGATTTCCGAAACCGTGCTGTCCCAGGTCAATACGCTTTTCGCCCTGCGCATGAGCAACGAACAGGACCAGCTCTTTGTGCGCCGGGCCATGCCGGAAAACGCCGCCGGCCTGCTGGCGGCCCTGCCGGCCCTGCGCACCCAGGAAGCCGTGGCCGTGGGCGAGGGCGTGCCTGTGCCCATGCGCATCCGGCTGCGCGATCTGGCGGCCGAGGAACGGCCGCAAAGCGACACGGCCCGTTTTTCCGAGGTCTGGAGCGCGCCGTGTAACGACAAGGGGTTTATCGCCGACACCCTGGACCGGTGGCGGCGGCAGGTTCGCTGA
- a CDS encoding TadE/TadG family type IV pilus assembly protein yields MKRLHNDQRGVAAVETALAMLVLVPLLLVLVEGARALLEYKQLQNAAMEGARMLNRQNGDTTGVESYISSLFQGSNSSQTIDGAPPTVSISPRDANNNATVQVDHAFTPLIAQSGSQGGSDAFSLSGLNNLTLSAKVVTALPAAN; encoded by the coding sequence ATGAAGAGACTACACAACGACCAACGAGGCGTTGCCGCCGTGGAGACGGCCCTGGCGATGCTCGTCCTTGTCCCCCTGCTCCTCGTGCTGGTGGAAGGAGCGCGAGCGCTGCTCGAATACAAGCAACTGCAAAACGCGGCCATGGAAGGGGCGCGGATGCTCAACCGGCAAAACGGCGACACGACCGGAGTTGAGAGCTACATCAGCAGCCTGTTTCAAGGGAGCAATTCGTCCCAGACCATCGACGGCGCTCCGCCGACCGTCTCCATCAGCCCCCGTGACGCCAACAACAACGCAACAGTGCAGGTGGACCATGCATTCACGCCACTCATCGCCCAGTCGGGCAGCCAAGGCGGCTCGGACGCTTTCAGCCTTTCTGGCCTCAACAACCTCACGCTTTCGGCCAAGGTCGTCACGGCTTTGCCGGCCGCAAATTGA
- a CDS encoding ATP-binding response regulator: MGAGETRQELMRVLIADDEPRILDLFTEILAPTDDILGGLDSLGGDASIGDQTFELTLCRQGEEAVEAFRVAARENRPYAVAFIDVRMPPGRGGLAAAEEIRAIDPGVQIVVVTAFTDVDPLTIARRVPPIDKLLYIQKPFHPQEILQFATSLCAKWRAERDFKALKGRLETLVYERTAALAAANRKLTREIDERERVTQLIESAKREWEGIFDSVQDLVVVIDRDHSVRRLNLAMAHRLGLAPREVVGRPCTFVFDDETRPGEISAAVLAMTDGRYHSKELSVPRLRGEFLITASPLTHADDAPLATVFVAHDVTERKNLERRLLQSQKMEAIGTLAGGIAHDFNNILGIIMGFAEMIEGEAAPDTPLSRRVGHILSASRRARDLVLQILSFSRQTDEQANRLHVGPLVKETLKLIRATVPIAVEIREVIRPGRDAVLAEPSQIQQIIMNLCGNAAHAMRETGGLLEVGLEELPAAACPLPAESGPSQCLHLWVRDTGPGIAADIIERVFDPFFTTKKPGEGTGMGLSVAHGVVRKYKGEIKVKNVAGGGALFDVYLPLAPDASGGGDAPAAALADPARGRARVLLVDDEQALAEIGRELLESLGYTATALTDSRQALTLLRERPGEFDLLITDQNMPGLAGAELAKAALAARPDLPVLMLTGFSETMSPEAARAIGIRELLLKPVLRRDLAAAIEAALAEKK, translated from the coding sequence ATGGGAGCCGGGGAGACGCGCCAGGAATTGATGCGGGTGCTTATCGCCGACGATGAGCCGCGCATTCTCGATCTTTTCACCGAAATCCTGGCTCCCACCGACGATATCCTCGGCGGCCTCGACAGCCTCGGCGGCGACGCCTCGATTGGCGACCAAACTTTCGAGCTGACGCTTTGCCGCCAGGGCGAGGAGGCGGTGGAAGCCTTCCGCGTGGCTGCTCGGGAGAACCGGCCCTACGCCGTGGCCTTCATCGACGTGCGGATGCCGCCCGGACGCGGCGGCCTGGCCGCCGCCGAAGAGATCCGCGCCATTGATCCGGGCGTGCAGATCGTGGTGGTCACGGCCTTCACCGACGTCGATCCCCTGACCATCGCCCGGCGCGTGCCGCCCATCGACAAGCTCCTCTACATCCAAAAGCCCTTCCATCCCCAGGAAATCCTGCAATTCGCCACTTCGCTGTGCGCCAAATGGCGGGCCGAGCGGGATTTCAAGGCCCTCAAGGGCCGCCTGGAAACCCTGGTCTACGAGCGCACCGCCGCCCTGGCCGCCGCCAATCGCAAGCTGACCCGGGAGATCGACGAACGCGAACGCGTCACCCAGCTCATCGAATCGGCCAAGCGGGAATGGGAAGGCATCTTTGATTCGGTCCAGGATCTGGTGGTGGTCATCGACCGCGACCACTCCGTGCGCCGCCTCAACCTGGCCATGGCCCACCGCCTGGGCCTGGCCCCCCGGGAGGTGGTGGGCCGGCCCTGCACCTTTGTCTTCGATGACGAAACCCGGCCCGGGGAAATCAGCGCCGCCGTCCTGGCCATGACCGACGGCCGCTACCACTCCAAGGAACTGAGCGTGCCGCGCCTTCGCGGCGAATTCCTCATCACCGCCTCGCCGCTCACTCACGCCGACGACGCGCCCCTGGCCACGGTCTTCGTGGCCCACGACGTCACCGAACGCAAAAATCTCGAACGCCGCCTGCTCCAGAGCCAGAAGATGGAAGCCATCGGCACCCTGGCCGGCGGCATCGCCCACGATTTCAACAACATCCTCGGCATCATCATGGGTTTTGCCGAGATGATCGAAGGCGAGGCCGCGCCGGACACGCCCTTGTCGCGCCGGGTGGGGCATATCCTGTCCGCTAGCCGCCGCGCCCGGGATCTTGTGCTGCAAATCCTGTCCTTTAGCCGGCAAACCGACGAACAGGCCAACCGCCTGCACGTCGGGCCCCTGGTCAAGGAAACCCTCAAGCTCATCCGGGCCACCGTGCCCATCGCCGTGGAGATCCGCGAGGTCATCCGGCCCGGCCGCGACGCCGTCCTGGCCGAACCGTCCCAGATCCAGCAGATCATTATGAACCTGTGCGGCAACGCCGCCCACGCCATGCGCGAAACCGGCGGCTTGCTGGAAGTCGGGCTGGAGGAACTGCCCGCCGCCGCCTGTCCCCTGCCGGCGGAGTCCGGGCCGAGTCAGTGCCTGCACCTGTGGGTGCGCGACACCGGGCCGGGCATTGCGGCCGACATCATCGAACGGGTGTTCGATCCCTTCTTCACCACCAAAAAGCCTGGCGAGGGCACCGGCATGGGCCTGTCCGTGGCCCATGGCGTGGTGCGCAAGTACAAGGGCGAGATCAAGGTCAAAAACGTGGCCGGCGGCGGGGCGCTTTTCGACGTCTATCTGCCCCTGGCCCCGGACGCGTCCGGCGGCGGCGACGCGCCGGCCGCCGCCCTGGCCGATCCGGCCCGAGGCCGCGCCCGAGTGCTTTTGGTCGATGACGAGCAGGCCCTGGCCGAGATCGGCCGCGAACTCCTGGAATCCCTGGGCTACACGGCCACGGCTTTGACCGACTCCCGGCAAGCCCTGACGCTCTTGCGCGAGCGGCCGGGCGAGTTCGACCTGCTTATCACCGACCAGAACATGCCCGGCCTGGCCGGGGCGGAACTGGCCAAGGCCGCCCTGGCCGCACGTCCTGACCTGCCGGTACTCATGCTCACCGGCTTTAGCGAAACCATGAGTCCGGAAGCGGCCCGGGCCATCGGCATCCGCGAACTGCTCCTCAAACCCGTGCTGCGCCGTGATCTGGCTGCCGCCATCGAGGCGGCCTTGGCGGAGAAGAAATAG
- a CDS encoding lytic transglycosylase domain-containing protein, whose translation MRPARPFFFGAALALALGALWGGMALAAAAPRIVTAPMAASTEIHGIGLPDPVAAGRRDAALRQAGHKFSDKKTVGCKYPEVIADAKLLGWVNSYSKKHGLDPRLVYALIEQESRFNACAVSPKGAQGLMQIMPDTQKLLGLTEPFNPERNIAAGTQYLRAMLDKFQTEVMALAAYNAGPGAVAKHGGVPPYDETKDYVLKVVDRYFMLRLRYPDEGIGVIHQKLVAGDAGPAKTEKP comes from the coding sequence ATGCGTCCAGCGAGACCTTTTTTCTTTGGGGCTGCTCTGGCCCTGGCGCTTGGAGCCCTTTGGGGCGGCATGGCCTTGGCCGCCGCCGCGCCTCGGATCGTCACCGCGCCCATGGCCGCGTCTACCGAGATCCACGGCATCGGCCTGCCCGATCCCGTGGCCGCCGGCCGGCGCGACGCCGCCTTGCGTCAGGCCGGGCACAAATTTTCCGACAAGAAAACCGTTGGCTGCAAATACCCGGAAGTCATCGCCGACGCCAAGCTGCTCGGTTGGGTCAACAGCTACAGCAAAAAGCACGGCCTGGACCCCCGGCTGGTCTATGCGCTCATCGAGCAGGAGTCGCGGTTCAACGCGTGCGCCGTTTCGCCCAAGGGGGCGCAGGGGCTCATGCAGATCATGCCCGACACCCAGAAGCTGCTCGGGCTTACCGAACCATTTAATCCCGAGCGCAACATCGCCGCCGGAACGCAATATCTTCGTGCCATGCTCGACAAGTTTCAGACCGAAGTCATGGCCTTGGCCGCCTACAACGCCGGCCCCGGCGCGGTGGCCAAGCACGGCGGCGTGCCGCCTTACGACGAAACCAAGGACTATGTCCTGAAGGTCGTGGACCGCTATTTCATGCTGCGCCTGCGTTACCCCGACGAGGGGATCGGCGTGATTCACCAGAAACTGGTCGCCGGCGACGCCGGGCCGGCCAAGACGGAGAAGCCATGA